Proteins from a genomic interval of Synechococcus sp. A15-28:
- a CDS encoding ABC-F family ATP-binding cassette domain-containing protein, producing MMGAQCSRPVLRLENVSKIYPTGEVLRNVTWEVKPGDRIGLVGVNGAGKSTQMRLIAGQEEPSSGQVVRQGDPRIAFLQQEFDVNPERSVRQELFQAFGEAATVLNCQREVEEAMGSEKAAEDPDRLDQLIQELGKLQTRFEALHGYELDARIDKLLPTIGFTPEGAEQLVSDYSGGWQMRIALGKILLQDPDLLLLDEPTNHLDVETIQWLEGYLVEQSAALVVISHDRTFLDRVCNQIVSTERGISRSYLGNYTAHLEQKQLEQEATQAAFERQQKEIATQQAYIDRFRASATRSTQAKSREKQLDKVELVEAPIESVSGPSFRFPPAPRSGAQVAVIDNLCHSYGEKILFLGAELEVERGDRIAFVGPNGAGKSTLLRLVMGTETPDEGSARLGEHNVVARYFEQNQAEALDLSKTVIDTMFEAVPDWTQTQVRSLLGNFCFSNDTVFKEVGKLSGGEKARLALALMLLSPCNLLVLDEPTNHLDIPAKQMLEDALRAFEGAVLVVSHDRYFISRVANRIVELRDGELVLYRGDYAYYLEKKEEERAEEREKQLAAEQDAKRKANRDKQKARQERRKKVA from the coding sequence ATGATGGGGGCTCAATGCTCCCGGCCGGTGCTGCGACTCGAGAACGTCAGCAAGATCTATCCGACCGGGGAGGTGCTGCGCAACGTCACCTGGGAGGTGAAACCCGGGGATCGCATCGGCCTGGTGGGCGTCAACGGTGCTGGCAAATCCACCCAGATGCGCCTGATCGCCGGACAGGAGGAACCCAGCAGCGGCCAGGTGGTCCGCCAGGGCGATCCGCGAATCGCCTTTCTCCAGCAGGAATTTGACGTCAATCCCGAACGCAGCGTTCGCCAGGAGCTGTTTCAGGCCTTCGGGGAAGCCGCCACGGTGCTGAACTGCCAGCGGGAGGTGGAGGAGGCCATGGGATCCGAGAAAGCAGCCGAGGATCCCGACCGTCTCGATCAGCTCATCCAAGAGCTGGGGAAACTGCAAACCCGGTTTGAAGCGCTGCACGGCTACGAACTGGATGCACGGATCGACAAGCTGCTGCCGACGATCGGCTTCACGCCGGAAGGGGCGGAACAACTGGTCAGCGATTACTCCGGCGGCTGGCAGATGCGCATCGCCCTGGGAAAAATTCTGCTGCAGGACCCTGACCTGCTGCTGCTGGACGAACCGACGAACCACCTGGATGTGGAGACGATCCAGTGGCTGGAGGGCTACCTGGTGGAACAGAGCGCTGCCCTGGTGGTGATCAGTCACGACCGCACCTTCCTGGATCGCGTCTGCAACCAGATCGTGTCCACCGAACGCGGCATCTCCCGCAGTTACCTCGGCAACTACACCGCTCACCTCGAACAGAAGCAACTGGAACAGGAGGCCACCCAGGCCGCCTTCGAACGCCAGCAGAAGGAGATCGCAACGCAGCAGGCCTACATCGACCGCTTCCGCGCCAGCGCCACCCGCAGCACCCAGGCCAAAAGCCGCGAGAAGCAGCTGGACAAGGTGGAGCTGGTGGAGGCCCCCATCGAATCGGTCTCAGGCCCCAGTTTTCGCTTCCCACCGGCCCCCCGTTCCGGAGCGCAGGTGGCGGTGATCGACAACCTCTGCCACAGCTACGGGGAGAAGATCCTCTTTCTCGGCGCCGAACTGGAGGTGGAGCGTGGTGATCGGATCGCCTTCGTCGGCCCCAATGGAGCTGGGAAATCCACCCTGCTGCGCCTGGTGATGGGCACCGAAACCCCGGATGAAGGCAGCGCCCGACTCGGCGAGCACAACGTGGTGGCCCGTTATTTCGAACAGAACCAGGCCGAAGCCCTTGACCTGAGCAAGACGGTCATCGACACGATGTTCGAAGCGGTGCCCGACTGGACCCAGACGCAGGTGCGCTCTTTGCTGGGCAATTTCTGCTTCAGCAACGACACCGTGTTCAAGGAAGTGGGCAAACTCAGCGGCGGCGAAAAAGCTCGCCTGGCCCTGGCCCTGATGCTCCTGAGCCCCTGCAATCTGCTGGTGCTCGATGAACCCACAAACCACCTGGACATTCCTGCCAAACAGATGCTGGAGGACGCGCTCCGTGCCTTCGAAGGAGCCGTTCTGGTGGTCTCCCACGACCGTTACTTCATCTCCAGAGTGGCCAATCGGATCGTGGAACTACGGGACGGCGAGCTGGTGCTATACCGCGGCGATTACGCCTACTACCTCGAGAAAAAGGAGGAGGAAAGGGCTGAAGAACGGGAGAAACAACTGGCTGCAGAACAGGACGCCAAACGCAAGGCCAACCGGGACAAGCAGAAAGCACGCCAGGAGCGCCGCAAAAAGGTGGCCTGA
- a CDS encoding trypsin-like peptidase domain-containing protein translates to MTSIPPAKTCSALASLLLGGVALGVLTVQGGAAVSAPVQARPSSAGLSRQSFVAAAVERSGPAVVTLETARTVTSSGMSGLPRGLLMDPLFRHFFGVPGTATPRSRVQRGQGSGVIFDAEGLLLTNAHVVEGADTLRVELTDGRSVAAKVVGKDSLTDLAVVRLEGKGPWPTAALGDSDRLKVGDWAIAVGNPFGLENTVTMGIISNLNRNVAQLGISGKRLDLIQTDAAINPGNSGGPLLNAEGEVIGINTLVRSGPGAGLGFAIPINRARNIAQQLVKTGRASHPVIGVGLASGPQGPVIRSVQPGAPAAAAGLKPDDVITAINGVATTSPTEVVAAIERIGVGQELTLSIRRGDTTITVSLTPMDLATQASSLSRS, encoded by the coding sequence GTGACGTCGATTCCCCCTGCCAAGACCTGTTCAGCCCTGGCATCACTGCTCCTCGGCGGGGTCGCTCTTGGTGTCCTGACCGTTCAGGGAGGGGCGGCCGTGTCAGCCCCCGTTCAGGCCAGGCCCTCCTCCGCAGGTTTGTCCCGCCAATCCTTCGTTGCAGCAGCTGTGGAGCGCAGCGGCCCGGCGGTGGTCACGTTGGAAACGGCTCGAACGGTGACCAGCTCTGGCATGAGTGGCCTGCCGAGGGGGCTGCTGATGGATCCACTCTTTCGTCATTTCTTTGGCGTTCCGGGCACGGCAACCCCGCGGTCCCGGGTGCAGCGAGGCCAGGGCAGCGGTGTGATCTTTGACGCTGAGGGGCTGCTGCTGACCAATGCCCATGTCGTGGAAGGGGCCGACACCCTGCGGGTGGAGCTCACCGACGGGCGCAGCGTTGCTGCCAAGGTGGTCGGGAAGGACAGCCTCACGGATCTGGCGGTGGTGCGGCTGGAGGGCAAGGGGCCCTGGCCGACGGCCGCCCTGGGGGATTCTGATCGGTTGAAGGTGGGAGACTGGGCAATTGCGGTTGGCAATCCCTTCGGATTGGAAAACACCGTGACGATGGGCATCATCAGCAACCTCAACCGGAACGTGGCCCAGCTGGGTATCTCCGGAAAGCGGTTGGATCTGATTCAGACCGATGCAGCGATCAACCCGGGCAACTCCGGTGGCCCGCTGCTCAATGCGGAGGGTGAGGTCATCGGCATCAACACCCTGGTCCGCTCAGGTCCGGGTGCTGGTCTGGGCTTTGCCATTCCGATCAACCGGGCACGCAACATCGCCCAGCAACTTGTCAAGACGGGGCGCGCCAGCCACCCAGTGATCGGCGTGGGCTTGGCGTCTGGCCCTCAAGGCCCGGTGATCCGTTCCGTTCAGCCCGGTGCTCCTGCCGCTGCCGCCGGATTGAAACCGGATGACGTGATCACGGCGATCAATGGTGTGGCGACCACCAGCCCCACGGAGGTGGTGGCCGCCATTGAACGCATTGGTGTTGGACAAGAGCTGACCCTGTCGATCCGACGGGGGGACACCACCATCACGGTGTCTCTGACCCCCATGGATCTCGCTACTCAGGCGTCGTCGTTGTCCCGCAGCTGA
- a CDS encoding DUF2973 domain-containing protein codes for MLNSLFPLLYGTLFVALLWQAFRVMGKGFRAASGPIAEPKDRTGRVTVHPELLDNEGKITDEALLTVRFSGDDDTSGEAAGPGAE; via the coding sequence ATGCTCAACTCTCTCTTCCCCCTGCTTTACGGCACGTTGTTTGTGGCCCTGCTCTGGCAAGCCTTCCGGGTCATGGGCAAGGGATTCCGCGCCGCCAGTGGCCCGATTGCTGAACCGAAGGATCGGACTGGACGCGTCACCGTGCACCCTGAGCTCCTGGACAACGAAGGCAAGATTACCGATGAAGCCCTGCTGACCGTGCGATTCAGCGGCGATGACGACACCTCAGGTGAAGCTGCAGGACCGGGCGCTGAATAA
- the hrpB gene encoding ATP-dependent helicase HrpB, whose protein sequence is MTLEARQTPYPIDALLPELCDQFQPGCTLLLQAPPGAGKTTRVPLALIGALAGQRCREGRIWMIEPRRLAARAAASRLASSLQEPLGERIGFAVRGEQRRSARTQVEVITDGLFLRRLQSDPSLEGVSCVLFDEFHERRRDTDLAFALLREAAPLLRPDLSLMLMSATLDIADLQARLPEATLLTSEGRSHPVETLHQPPRTDEPLAQQVLRAVETHALDLPRGSGVLVFLPGLAEIERCRERLGHANALRHWQVCALHGQLPLERQSEALKCCPADLDGKLVLASSIAESSVTIDGVRLVIDSGLSRQLRFDPNTGMEGLETVPASLASADQRRGRAGRQGPGCCIRLWSPAEQQHRPTFSPPELLLADPQPVVMELAGWGAGLGDALPWLDPPPQAALREGQGVLKSLGILHQDGRLSPIGQQLTQLGVHPRLGLLMVEAQRHGCSRLGCDLAALLSDRDPLSAPEVGCDLGARLEAMQQQKRCRPLRELSRQLERQLARLAIPPDEDSQGIDSVQLILTAFPNWLALQRPGQSGRYRLRQGRGATLRPGDPLDGSEALAVARLDMGQRDTRIQLALPLSRERMEQLAVEQGEWLDQVAWDDNAGRIRAERQLRLGELVLRQEAQPAPSTEQCRDLLLSRFKESERLELLPWTDDCEQLRRRLALAHRHMGASWPKRDRRTLLEAPEQWLGPCLEGCLSWKDLDEGSLQEALWGDLSWSQRQDLNRLLPLRLSIPSGREARLRYEEDDVVLAVKLQEMFGCQDGPTVLDNRLAVTVELLSPAGRPLQRTRDLGGFWRGSYSDVRREMRGRYPKHPWPDNPLEATATAYTKHRPVTRK, encoded by the coding sequence TTGACCCTCGAAGCCAGGCAAACGCCCTACCCGATCGATGCACTCCTGCCTGAGCTCTGCGACCAATTCCAGCCAGGTTGCACGCTGCTGCTGCAGGCCCCACCAGGCGCCGGAAAAACCACCCGGGTCCCCCTCGCCCTGATTGGAGCCCTCGCAGGCCAGCGCTGCCGAGAGGGACGGATCTGGATGATTGAGCCGCGACGGCTGGCGGCCCGGGCCGCTGCATCCCGCCTGGCATCAAGCCTGCAGGAACCGCTGGGAGAGCGCATCGGATTCGCCGTGCGCGGCGAACAGCGGCGGTCCGCCCGAACCCAGGTGGAGGTCATCACCGACGGCCTGTTTCTGCGACGGCTGCAATCCGATCCCTCCCTCGAGGGGGTGAGCTGTGTGCTGTTTGACGAATTTCACGAACGGCGCCGCGATACCGACCTCGCCTTTGCCTTGCTGCGGGAAGCGGCCCCTCTGCTGCGGCCGGATCTGAGCCTGATGCTGATGTCAGCCACCCTGGATATCGCCGACCTGCAGGCACGGCTGCCGGAGGCCACGCTGCTGACCAGTGAGGGACGGAGCCACCCGGTGGAGACCCTGCACCAACCCCCGCGGACCGATGAACCCCTGGCGCAGCAAGTGCTCCGCGCCGTGGAGACCCATGCCCTCGATCTGCCGCGGGGCAGTGGCGTGTTGGTGTTTCTCCCAGGCCTGGCGGAGATCGAGCGCTGCCGGGAACGGCTGGGCCACGCCAACGCCCTGCGGCACTGGCAGGTGTGTGCCCTCCACGGCCAGCTGCCCCTGGAACGCCAGAGCGAAGCCTTGAAATGCTGCCCCGCCGACCTGGACGGCAAGCTGGTGCTGGCCAGCAGCATCGCCGAAAGTTCGGTCACCATTGATGGGGTTCGGCTGGTGATCGACAGCGGCCTCAGCCGGCAGCTGCGCTTTGACCCGAACACTGGAATGGAGGGATTGGAGACCGTTCCCGCCAGCCTCGCGAGCGCGGATCAACGGCGGGGCAGGGCCGGACGACAGGGCCCTGGCTGCTGCATCCGGCTGTGGTCTCCGGCCGAGCAACAACACCGACCCACGTTCAGTCCACCGGAACTGCTGCTGGCGGACCCCCAACCGGTGGTGATGGAGCTGGCGGGATGGGGAGCTGGGCTGGGGGATGCCCTCCCCTGGCTGGATCCGCCACCGCAGGCCGCCCTGCGGGAAGGGCAAGGGGTGCTCAAGAGCCTCGGCATCCTCCACCAGGACGGACGCTTGAGCCCCATCGGCCAACAGCTGACGCAGCTGGGGGTGCACCCTCGGCTGGGCCTGTTGATGGTGGAGGCACAGCGCCATGGCTGCAGCCGCCTGGGGTGCGATCTGGCCGCCCTGCTGAGTGACCGGGATCCGCTGTCTGCCCCGGAGGTGGGCTGTGACCTGGGAGCCCGGCTTGAGGCCATGCAGCAGCAGAAACGCTGCAGGCCCCTGCGGGAGCTGAGCCGTCAACTGGAGCGACAACTGGCGCGCCTGGCGATTCCTCCAGACGAGGACAGCCAGGGCATCGACAGCGTCCAGCTGATCCTCACCGCGTTCCCCAACTGGCTGGCCTTGCAACGCCCTGGTCAATCGGGGCGCTATCGGCTGCGTCAGGGGCGTGGGGCCACCCTCCGTCCTGGGGACCCCCTTGACGGATCAGAGGCCTTGGCGGTGGCCAGATTGGACATGGGGCAACGGGACACCAGGATTCAGCTGGCCCTGCCCCTCAGCCGCGAACGGATGGAACAGCTGGCCGTCGAACAAGGGGAATGGCTGGATCAGGTCGCCTGGGATGACAACGCGGGACGGATCCGGGCTGAGCGGCAGCTGCGGCTGGGTGAACTGGTGCTTCGCCAGGAGGCACAACCGGCGCCCTCGACCGAGCAGTGTCGGGATCTTCTCCTGAGCCGATTCAAGGAGTCCGAACGGCTTGAGCTGCTGCCCTGGACAGACGATTGCGAACAACTGAGGCGTCGCCTGGCGCTGGCGCACCGCCACATGGGGGCCTCTTGGCCCAAGCGGGACCGCAGAACGCTGCTTGAGGCTCCCGAACAGTGGCTTGGACCCTGCCTGGAAGGCTGCCTCAGCTGGAAAGACCTGGATGAAGGCAGCCTGCAGGAGGCCCTCTGGGGTGATCTGAGCTGGAGTCAGCGTCAGGACCTGAATCGGTTGCTGCCCCTGCGCCTGAGCATCCCCTCCGGCCGGGAAGCACGGCTCCGCTACGAAGAGGACGATGTGGTGCTTGCCGTCAAATTGCAGGAGATGTTTGGCTGCCAGGACGGCCCCACCGTTCTCGACAACCGACTGGCGGTGACGGTGGAGCTGCTCTCTCCTGCCGGCCGCCCCCTGCAGAGAACCCGTGATCTCGGCGGCTTTTGGCGCGGCAGCTACAGCGATGTGAGGCGCGAGATGCGGGGCCGCTATCCCAAACATCCCTGGCCGGACAACCCCCTGGAGGCCACAGCGACGGCCTACACCAAGCATCGGCCTGTTACCAGGAAATAA
- a CDS encoding chlorophyll a/b-binding protein — protein sequence MSDNARFGFSNFAETWNGRLAMMGFVIGLGTELLTGQGILSQIGLG from the coding sequence ATGTCTGACAACGCACGCTTCGGCTTCTCCAACTTCGCTGAAACCTGGAACGGCCGTCTGGCCATGATGGGCTTCGTCATCGGCCTCGGCACCGAGCTCCTCACCGGCCAGGGCATCCTGTCCCAGATCGGCCTCGGCTGA
- the xseA gene encoding exodeoxyribonuclease VII large subunit codes for MSADRIPTFSVAELNTAVGNLLERGFAPRFLVEATVSRPQLKKGHLWLTLTDGEASISAVAWASQLRQLRYRPEDGDGVTVVGKLNFWAARATLNVQVLDIRPSLSTVLRQFELVRRRLEEAGLLDSARRRPLPRQPRTLAVLTSVPSSALADMLRTASERWPLTRLLVVPIPVQGSVATRIREVLGRLAEEANSLGLEALVLARGGGSREDLAVFDDEDLCRDLAAFPVPVVTGLGHEDDLTVADLVADHRAATPTAAIVALLPDRHVALRELQQLRQRLRDVQSRWLERQHQRLMDRRQALALQAPQRRLRELRQTLEQRRALLKALSPQRWLKRGLALVSNAQGIAIDGVEGVRKKDKLTLSFQDGSIEAAVTQVRSQPSSPTS; via the coding sequence TTGAGCGCTGACAGGATTCCGACCTTTTCCGTGGCGGAGCTCAACACCGCCGTCGGCAACCTGCTGGAACGGGGCTTTGCCCCGAGGTTCCTGGTGGAAGCCACCGTCTCCAGACCCCAGCTCAAAAAGGGCCACCTCTGGTTAACGCTCACCGATGGCGAGGCCAGCATTTCAGCCGTGGCCTGGGCCTCGCAGCTACGCCAGCTGCGTTATCGCCCGGAGGATGGCGATGGCGTCACCGTGGTCGGCAAGCTGAACTTCTGGGCGGCACGGGCCACGCTCAACGTTCAGGTGCTGGACATCCGTCCGAGCCTCAGCACGGTGCTGCGCCAGTTCGAGCTGGTGCGGCGCCGCCTTGAAGAGGCCGGCCTGCTCGACAGCGCGCGGCGGCGGCCCTTGCCACGGCAACCCCGAACCCTGGCGGTGTTGACCAGTGTTCCCAGCTCCGCCCTGGCGGACATGCTGCGCACCGCCTCCGAACGCTGGCCGCTGACACGCCTGTTGGTGGTGCCCATTCCCGTGCAAGGCAGCGTGGCAACGCGAATCCGAGAGGTGCTGGGCCGACTGGCCGAGGAAGCGAATTCGCTGGGGCTGGAGGCCCTTGTGCTGGCCCGCGGAGGCGGCAGCCGTGAGGACCTGGCGGTCTTCGATGACGAAGATCTCTGTCGGGATCTGGCGGCCTTTCCAGTGCCGGTGGTGACGGGGCTGGGGCATGAGGATGACCTGACCGTCGCCGACCTGGTGGCGGACCATCGGGCCGCGACCCCGACCGCCGCCATCGTGGCCCTGCTGCCGGATCGGCATGTGGCATTGCGGGAGCTGCAGCAACTGCGGCAACGGCTGAGGGATGTGCAGAGCCGCTGGCTGGAACGTCAGCACCAGCGGTTGATGGACCGTCGCCAGGCCCTGGCCCTGCAAGCACCACAACGCCGACTGAGGGAACTGCGGCAGACCCTGGAACAACGACGTGCGTTGCTCAAGGCCCTGTCGCCGCAGCGGTGGCTGAAACGAGGACTCGCGTTGGTGAGCAATGCTCAGGGAATCGCGATCGATGGGGTCGAGGGCGTTCGAAAAAAAGACAAACTCACCCTCAGCTTTCAGGACGGCAGCATCGAAGCCGCGGTCACCCAGGTTCGTTCCCAACCATCGTCTCCAACGTCATGA
- the xseB gene encoding exodeoxyribonuclease VII small subunit encodes MKQPKDLQTQIQTWREDAAGLSYEEALQALDLLLAELQSETVPLAQLQQRVLHGEVYIDHCESLLKSVERAVDTLDPDSLEPTTDA; translated from the coding sequence ATGAAGCAACCCAAGGACCTGCAGACCCAGATCCAAACCTGGCGCGAGGATGCCGCTGGCCTGAGCTACGAGGAAGCTCTCCAGGCCCTCGATCTCCTTCTGGCTGAGCTACAAAGCGAAACTGTTCCATTGGCGCAACTGCAGCAGCGTGTTCTGCATGGGGAGGTGTACATCGACCATTGCGAATCACTGTTGAAGTCTGTGGAACGTGCCGTCGACACCCTCGACCCCGACAGCCTTGAACCAACCACCGATGCGTAA
- a CDS encoding DUF2834 domain-containing protein, with product MRKALPWIYLALAVVGAVLPWKANLEFIAESGGQAFDLARFVADASSTAAARSLSADLLVGATAVTIWICVEGPRQKIKGWWLAIPLSFGVAFACAAPFFLFLRERQLQAQESELTS from the coding sequence ATGCGTAAAGCTCTTCCCTGGATCTACTTGGCCTTGGCGGTGGTGGGCGCTGTTCTGCCCTGGAAAGCCAATCTGGAGTTCATCGCTGAAAGCGGCGGCCAGGCTTTCGATCTGGCCCGGTTTGTGGCCGATGCCTCCAGCACAGCAGCTGCACGCTCCCTCAGTGCCGATCTGTTGGTCGGGGCCACTGCGGTGACGATCTGGATCTGCGTGGAGGGACCACGTCAGAAGATCAAGGGCTGGTGGCTGGCGATCCCCCTCAGCTTCGGCGTTGCCTTCGCCTGTGCTGCTCCGTTTTTCCTGTTCCTGCGCGAACGTCAGCTCCAGGCTCAGGAATCCGAGTTGACCTCCTGA
- a CDS encoding YihY/virulence factor BrkB family protein, which yields MRRRSRFRWVVISLWRAGQRWVSHECVDLSAAFAYFTLQSIFPLLLIALAVVANVIGQADSLDYLFNSLSPILPPAALDLVETTLRGLVAQGFGAGLFGVVVLLVTASNAFLTLQRGADRLWEEWIPSSDQSQSFSLQAMQFIRSRLEAFMIVLLLASLLLVEQVVVGFRQLPDEFLATIQQFAPQLSPLLSAGPVTRLGQILVPTLFLSLLALLLQRVLPSRRVPLRPLIPGSILIGFGLTVLNSMLSLSIISLGNRYQAYGVISGVLVLTLWVWLVGLILYFGQCWSVELTMRLRGAAQGQPNLTSA from the coding sequence GTGCGTCGACGCTCCCGTTTTCGCTGGGTTGTCATCAGTCTCTGGCGGGCGGGTCAGCGATGGGTGAGTCATGAATGTGTGGATCTGAGCGCTGCATTTGCATACTTCACGCTTCAATCGATTTTTCCGCTTTTGCTGATTGCCCTTGCCGTTGTCGCCAACGTCATCGGTCAAGCGGACAGCCTTGATTATCTATTCAATAGTCTTTCGCCGATCTTGCCTCCGGCGGCACTTGACCTGGTTGAAACGACATTGCGCGGACTCGTAGCTCAAGGATTTGGAGCTGGCTTATTTGGTGTTGTCGTTCTCCTCGTTACGGCCAGCAATGCATTTTTAACGCTCCAGCGGGGAGCCGATCGCTTGTGGGAGGAATGGATACCTTCTTCTGACCAGTCTCAGTCGTTTTCGCTGCAGGCGATGCAGTTCATCCGCAGTCGACTTGAAGCGTTCATGATTGTGCTGCTGTTGGCGTCTTTGCTATTGGTGGAGCAGGTCGTTGTTGGCTTTCGCCAGTTGCCGGATGAATTTCTCGCCACCATTCAGCAATTTGCGCCGCAGTTATCTCCCTTGCTGAGTGCTGGGCCGGTGACGCGTCTTGGGCAGATCCTTGTCCCGACACTGTTTCTGTCGTTGTTGGCGTTATTGCTCCAACGCGTTCTGCCCAGCCGCCGTGTCCCCTTGAGGCCGCTGATTCCTGGCTCCATTTTGATTGGATTTGGTTTGACCGTTCTCAATAGTATGCTCAGTTTAAGTATTATTTCTCTTGGTAATCGCTATCAAGCCTATGGCGTGATTAGTGGTGTTTTGGTATTAACGCTATGGGTTTGGTTGGTGGGATTGATTTTGTATTTCGGGCAATGTTGGAGTGTTGAATTAACCATGCGTTTGCGGGGGGCTGCTCAGGGACAACCGAACCTCACATCGGCTTGA
- a CDS encoding inositol monophosphatase family protein: protein MVTSTLSSDQLSALHQLLDRIAERQRSDFGNIVSDVKPDGTLITASDRWSDAELVQGLAAIAPGEGVLSEEGSQHVPQTRAYWVVDPLDGTTNFATGIPVWAISVARFVDGRPSEVFLDVPALGQRIVALRGRGVSRNQQALTASSRQNANSACVSLCSRSIRVLQRKPNQPFPGKIRLFGVASLNLVSVAMGQTVAALEATPKIWDLAAAWLVLDELGCPIRWLVADPAELLPGQDLSQTSFPMLAAGSWSDLARFLPWGEALLHP from the coding sequence GTGGTGACGTCGACGCTCAGTTCAGATCAACTGAGCGCACTTCATCAGTTGCTGGATCGCATTGCAGAGCGTCAACGCTCCGATTTCGGCAACATCGTTTCTGACGTCAAACCAGATGGCACCTTGATCACAGCCTCTGATCGCTGGAGTGACGCTGAACTGGTTCAAGGTCTGGCGGCCATTGCTCCCGGTGAGGGGGTTCTGAGTGAAGAGGGCTCTCAGCACGTACCTCAGACACGCGCTTACTGGGTGGTGGATCCTTTGGATGGCACCACCAACTTCGCGACGGGCATTCCCGTCTGGGCCATTTCCGTTGCGCGTTTTGTGGATGGCCGTCCCAGTGAGGTGTTTCTCGATGTCCCTGCTCTGGGTCAGCGCATCGTGGCGTTGCGCGGCCGTGGTGTCTCGCGCAACCAGCAGGCTTTGACGGCGTCGAGCCGCCAGAACGCCAACAGTGCCTGCGTGTCGCTATGCAGCCGTTCCATCCGTGTATTGCAGCGGAAACCGAATCAGCCCTTTCCCGGCAAGATCCGTTTGTTCGGTGTGGCCAGTCTCAATCTGGTGAGTGTGGCGATGGGACAGACCGTCGCCGCACTTGAGGCCACCCCCAAGATCTGGGATCTGGCTGCTGCATGGCTGGTTCTGGACGAACTGGGTTGTCCGATACGTTGGCTGGTGGCCGATCCAGCTGAGTTGTTGCCTGGACAGGATCTGTCCCAGACCAGTTTTCCAATGCTGGCGGCGGGCTCCTGGTCAGACCTGGCGCGCTTTCTGCCTTGGGGAGAAGCCCTGCTCCATCCCTAA